In bacterium, a single window of DNA contains:
- a CDS encoding DUF2442 domain-containing protein has translation MKKIVALSPQPDLKLWLKFDDGVEGTVDLSHLKGKGVFQIWDDVQVFQRAYIDVKTGAVAWSDEVDVCADSLYLRLTNKRAEELVHAQN, from the coding sequence CCCCAACCGGATTTGAAATTATGGCTGAAATTTGACGACGGCGTTGAAGGCACTGTTGATCTATCTCATTTAAAAGGTAAAGGTGTATTTCAGATTTGGGATGATGTTCAGGTATTTCAACGTGCCTATATCGACGTCAAAACCGGAGCCGTTGCGTGGAGTGACGAAGTCGATGTGTGCGCTGATTCTTTGTATTTGAGATTGACCAACAAACGCGCCGAAGAGCTTGTTCATGCCCAAAATTAG
- a CDS encoding DUF4160 domain-containing protein, whose amino-acid sequence MPKISFFYGIDIYMYYDDHVPEHFHAIYGEFEAIIGIDNLSVIAGFLPPRALGLVIEWAAAHKNELKENWLLTKNQSPLKKIEPLK is encoded by the coding sequence ATGCCCAAAATTAGTTTTTTCTACGGCATAGATATATACATGTATTATGATGACCACGTTCCCGAACACTTTCATGCGATTTATGGTGAGTTTGAAGCGATCATAGGGATTGACAACCTGTCGGTAATTGCAGGTTTTCTCCCACCACGCGCTCTGGGACTTGTGATAGAATGGGCGGCGGCACACAAGAACGAACTTAAGGAAAACTGGCTACTGACAAAGAATCAATCTCCTCTTAAAAAAATCGAGCCTTTAAAATAA